The Pecten maximus chromosome 14, xPecMax1.1, whole genome shotgun sequence genome includes a region encoding these proteins:
- the LOC117341911 gene encoding keratin-associated protein 5-2-like: MKIIDYFVIKTYITSSVSVASVSVASVASVASVSVASVSVASVSVASVGKCECGKCECGKCECGKCECGKCGKCECGKCECGKCECGKCECGKCGKCECGKCECGKCECGKCGKCECGKCGKCECGKCECGKCECGKCGKCECGKCECGKCGKCECGKCECGKCGKCECGKCGKCECGKCECGKCECGKCGKCECGKCECGKCECGKCECGKCGKCECGKCECGKCECGKCGKCECGKCGKCECGKCECGKCECGKCECGKCGKCECGKCECGKCECGK, from the exons ATGAAA ATTATTGActattttgttattaaaacaTACATAACGTCAAGTGTGAGTGTGGCAAGTGTGAGTGTGGCAAGTGTGGCAAGTGTGGCAAGTGTGAGTGTGGCAAGTGTGAGTGTGGCAAGTGTGAGTGTGGCAAGTGTGGGCAAGTGTGAGTGTGGCAAGTGTGAGTGTGGCAAGTGTGAGTGTGGCAAGTGTGAGTGTGGCAAGTGTGGCAAGTGTGAGTGTGGCAAGTGTGAGTGTGGCAAGTGTGAGTGTGGCAAGTGTGAGTGTGGCAAGTGTGGCAAGTGTGAGTGTGGCAAGTGTGAGTGTGGCAAGTGTGAGTGTGGCAAGTGTGGCAAGTGTGAGTGTGGCAAGTGTGGCAAGTGTGAGTGTGGCAAGTGTGAGTGTGGCAAGTGTGAGTGTGGCAAGTGTGGCAAGTGTGAGTGTGGCAAGTGTGAGTGTGGCAAGTGTGGCAAGTGTGAGTGTGGCAAGTGTGAGTGTGGCAAGTGTGGCAAGTGTGAGTGTGGCAAGTGTGGCAAGTGTGAGTGTGGCAAGTGTGAGTGTGGCAAGTGTGAGTGTGGCAAGTGTGGCAAGTGTGAGTGTGGCAAGTGTGAGTGTGGCAAGTGTGAGTGTGGCAAGTGTGAGTGTGGCAAGTGTGGCAAGTGTGAGTGTGGCAAGTGTGAGTGTGGCAAGTGTGAGTGTGGCAAGTGTGGCAAGTGTGAGTGTGGCAAGTGTGGCAAGTGTGAGTGTGGCAAGTGTGAGTGTGGCAAGTGTGAGTGTGGCAAGTGTGAGTGTGGCAAGTGTGGCAAGTGTGAGTGTGGCAAGTGTGAGTGTGGCAAGTGTGAGTGTGGCAAGTGA